One region of Pseudomonas sp. B21-040 genomic DNA includes:
- a CDS encoding ABC transporter substrate-binding protein: MLKFFYTFLLAFGAIYGPTARAESVLFLSPGTTQEAFWISYVQFMQAAAKDLGIDLKILYAQRMPELTVAQARLALQGPDRPDYLVFANEQYVAPQILRLAQGSGVKLFMVNASLTANQQSLLGEREDQVGSLVPNDEEGGYLMLKELIRQHPRAVPGQPIELLAFSGLKITPSAQLREQGMMRALAEHPEVRLRQLVYSGWNRERAYEQAKLLFRRYPKVSLVWSANDEMAFGAMQAFEETGGKPGKDALFSAISASPVALQAMIDGRLSVLLGGHFTLGGWALVQLHDYDRGVDLDRYGGRDRQIPLLQLIDKAQAKRMLAMGATPDYGVNFRRLSAKGRPTSYRYPFTLQTLMR; encoded by the coding sequence ATGTTGAAGTTTTTCTACACCTTCCTGCTGGCGTTTGGCGCGATTTACGGTCCGACTGCGCGTGCAGAGTCGGTGCTGTTCCTGAGCCCCGGCACCACCCAGGAAGCCTTCTGGATCAGCTACGTTCAATTCATGCAAGCCGCCGCCAAAGACTTGGGCATTGACCTGAAAATTCTGTATGCCCAGCGCATGCCTGAGCTCACGGTGGCGCAAGCCCGGCTGGCCCTCCAGGGTCCTGATCGCCCGGACTACCTGGTTTTCGCCAATGAACAGTACGTCGCCCCGCAAATCCTGCGCCTGGCTCAAGGCAGCGGGGTAAAGCTGTTCATGGTTAATGCGTCGCTGACGGCCAATCAGCAGAGCCTGCTGGGTGAGCGTGAGGACCAAGTGGGCAGTCTGGTGCCTAACGACGAGGAGGGCGGTTACCTGATGCTCAAGGAACTGATCCGCCAGCACCCGCGGGCAGTGCCCGGCCAGCCCATCGAGTTGCTGGCGTTCTCGGGGCTGAAAATTACCCCCTCGGCGCAACTGCGCGAGCAAGGGATGATGCGCGCCTTGGCCGAACACCCTGAAGTGCGTTTGCGCCAATTGGTTTACAGCGGCTGGAACCGGGAGCGGGCCTATGAGCAGGCGAAGCTGTTGTTCCGGCGTTACCCCAAGGTATCCCTGGTGTGGTCAGCCAATGACGAGATGGCGTTTGGCGCGATGCAGGCGTTCGAGGAAACCGGTGGAAAACCCGGCAAAGATGCGTTGTTCAGCGCAATCTCTGCGTCTCCCGTCGCGTTGCAGGCGATGATTGACGGTCGTCTGAGCGTGCTGTTGGGCGGTCACTTCACGTTGGGTGGCTGGGCGTTGGTGCAGTTGCATGATTATGACAGGGGCGTCGACCTCGACCGGTACGGCGGCCGTGACCGACAGATACCGTTGTTGCAACTGATCGACAAGGCGCAAGCCAAGCGAATGCTGGCCATGGGGGCAACGCCGGACTACGGCGTGAACTTCCGTCGACTCTCAGCCAAAGGGCGACCGACGTCCTACCGCTACCCGTTCACCCTGCAAACACTGATGCGCTAG
- a CDS encoding DUF2970 domain-containing protein, with protein MDDPVDNKPPTFWQMLHSVMAAAFGVQSGKNRARDFTHGKPSHFVILGILFTTVFALILYGIVQLVVHLAGV; from the coding sequence ATGGACGATCCAGTCGACAACAAGCCGCCAACCTTCTGGCAAATGCTGCACAGCGTCATGGCAGCAGCGTTCGGGGTGCAGAGCGGGAAGAACCGGGCCCGGGATTTCACTCACGGCAAACCGAGTCATTTCGTGATTCTGGGGATTTTGTTCACAACGGTGTTCGCGCTGATCCTGTACGGCATCGTGCAACTGGTGGTGCATCTGGCCGGGGTCTAG
- the metH gene encoding methionine synthase yields MSDRSVRLQALKHALKERILILDGGMGTMIQSYKLEEQDYRGKRFADWPSDVKGNNDLLVLTRPDVIGGIEKAYLDAGADILETNTFNATQISLADYGMQGLAYELNVEGARLARKVADAKTLETPDKPRFVAGVLGPTSRTCSLSPDVNNPGYRNVTFDELVVNYTESTKGLIEGGADLILIETIFDTLNAKAAIFAVQGVFEELGIELPIMISGTITDASGRTLSGQTTEAFWNSVAHAKPISVGLNCALGARELRPYLEELSNKASTHVSAHPNAGLPNEFGEYDELPVDTAKVIEEFAQSGFLNIVGGCCGTTPGHIEAIAKAVAGYAPREIPEIPKACRLSGLEPFTIDRSSLFVNVGERTNITGSAKFARLIREDNYTEALEVALQQVEAGAQVIDINMDEGMLDSKKAMVTFLNLIAGEPDISRVPIMIDSSKWEVIEAGLKCIQGKGIVNSISMKEGVEQFIHHAKLCKRYGAAVVVMAFDEAGQADTEARKKEICKRSYDILVNEVGFPPEDIIFDPNIFAVATGIEEHNNYAVDFINACAYIRDELPYALTSGGVSNVSFSFRGNNPVREAIHSVFLLYAIRNGLTMGIVNAGQLEIYDQIPQELRDAVEDVILNRTPEGTDALLAIADKYKGDGSVKEAETEEWRGWPVNKRLEHALVKGITTHIVEDTEESRQSFARPIEVIEGPLMSGMNIVGDLFGAGKMFLPQVVKSARVMKQAVAHLIPFIELEKGDKPEAKGKILMATVKGDVHDIGKNIVGVVLGCNGYDIVDLGVMVPAEKILQVAKEQKCDIIGLSGLITPSLDEMVHVAREMQRQDFYLPLMIGGATTSKAHTAVKIEPKYSNDAVIYVTDASRAVGVATQLLSKELKPAFVEKTRLEYIDVRERTANRSARTERLSYPAAIAKKPQFDWSTYAPVKPTFTGSKVLDNIDLKVLAEYIDWTPFFISWDLAGKFPRILEDEVVGEAATSLYADAQEMLAKLIDEKLISARAVFGFWPANQVREDDIEVYGDDGKAIAKLHHLRQQIIKTDGKPNFSLADFVAPKDSEVTDYVGGFITTAGIGAEEVAKAYQDAGDDYNSIMVKALADRLAEACAEWLHQQVRKDYWGYAKDETLDNEALIKEQYTGIRPAPGYPACPDHTEKSTLFKLLDPEAEELKAGRSGVFLTEHYAMFPAAAVSGWYFAHPQAQYFAVGKIDKDQVQSYTSRKGQELSVTERWLAPNLGYDN; encoded by the coding sequence ATGTCCGATCGCAGTGTTCGCCTTCAAGCTCTCAAGCACGCCCTCAAAGAGCGCATCCTGATTCTCGATGGCGGCATGGGCACGATGATCCAGAGCTACAAGCTCGAAGAGCAGGATTACCGTGGCAAACGTTTTGCTGACTGGCCAAGCGATGTCAAAGGCAACAACGACCTTCTGGTGCTGACTCGCCCGGATGTGATTGGTGGCATCGAGAAAGCCTATCTGGACGCCGGCGCCGACATCCTGGAAACCAACACCTTCAATGCCACCCAGATTTCCCTGGCCGACTACGGCATGCAGGGCCTGGCGTACGAATTAAACGTAGAAGGCGCACGCCTGGCCCGCAAGGTGGCCGACGCCAAGACCCTCGAAACCCCGGACAAGCCGCGCTTCGTCGCCGGCGTACTGGGCCCGACCAGCCGTACCTGTTCGTTGTCGCCAGACGTGAACAACCCTGGCTACCGCAACGTGACCTTTGATGAGTTGGTGGTGAACTACACCGAGTCCACCAAAGGCCTGATCGAAGGCGGCGCCGACCTGATCCTGATCGAAACCATCTTCGACACCCTGAACGCCAAAGCCGCGATCTTCGCCGTGCAAGGTGTGTTCGAAGAGTTGGGCATCGAGTTGCCGATCATGATCTCCGGCACCATTACCGATGCTTCTGGCCGAACCCTGTCCGGGCAAACCACCGAAGCGTTCTGGAACTCCGTGGCGCACGCCAAGCCCATCTCGGTCGGTCTGAACTGCGCCCTCGGCGCCCGCGAACTGCGCCCGTACCTGGAAGAGCTGTCGAACAAGGCCAGCACCCACGTTTCCGCGCACCCGAACGCCGGCCTGCCGAACGAATTCGGTGAGTACGACGAGTTGCCGGTGGACACCGCCAAGGTCATCGAAGAGTTCGCTCAAAGTGGCTTCCTGAATATCGTCGGCGGCTGCTGCGGCACCACCCCGGGCCACATCGAAGCCATCGCCAAAGCCGTGGCCGGTTACGCACCGCGTGAAATTCCGGAGATCCCCAAGGCCTGCCGTCTGTCGGGCCTGGAACCGTTCACCATTGATCGCAGCTCGTTGTTCGTCAACGTCGGCGAGCGGACCAACATCACCGGCTCCGCAAAATTTGCCCGCCTGATCCGTGAAGACAACTACACCGAAGCCCTGGAAGTCGCCCTGCAGCAGGTCGAAGCCGGCGCGCAGGTGATTGACATCAACATGGACGAAGGGATGCTCGATTCGAAGAAGGCCATGGTGACCTTCCTCAATCTGATTGCCGGCGAGCCGGACATCTCCCGCGTACCGATCATGATCGACTCCTCCAAATGGGAAGTGATCGAAGCCGGCCTGAAATGCATTCAGGGCAAGGGCATCGTCAACTCGATCAGCATGAAAGAAGGCGTCGAGCAGTTCATTCATCACGCCAAGCTGTGCAAGCGCTACGGCGCCGCGGTTGTCGTAATGGCGTTCGACGAAGCCGGCCAGGCCGACACCGAAGCGCGTAAAAAGGAAATCTGCAAACGTTCCTACGACATTCTGGTCAACGAAGTGGGCTTCCCGCCGGAAGACATCATTTTCGACCCGAATATCTTCGCCGTCGCCACCGGTATCGAAGAACACAACAACTACGCTGTGGACTTCATCAATGCTTGCGCCTACATCCGCGACGAACTGCCGTATGCCCTGACCTCGGGCGGCGTGTCCAACGTGTCGTTCTCGTTCCGTGGCAACAACCCGGTGCGCGAGGCGATTCACTCGGTGTTCCTGCTGTATGCGATCCGCAACGGCCTGACCATGGGTATCGTCAACGCCGGCCAGCTGGAGATCTACGACCAGATCCCGCAAGAGCTGCGCGATGCCGTCGAAGACGTGATCCTCAACCGCACCCCGGAAGGCACCGACGCCCTCCTCGCCATCGCCGACAAATACAAAGGCGACGGCAGCGTCAAGGAAGCCGAGACCGAAGAATGGCGCGGCTGGCCGGTCAACAAGCGTCTGGAGCATGCGCTGGTCAAGGGCATCACCACCCACATCGTGGAAGACACCGAAGAATCTCGCCAATCGTTCGCCCGCCCGATCGAAGTGATCGAAGGCCCGCTGATGTCCGGCATGAACATCGTCGGCGACCTGTTCGGCGCCGGCAAAATGTTCCTGCCCCAGGTGGTGAAATCCGCCCGTGTCATGAAGCAGGCCGTGGCGCACTTGATCCCGTTCATCGAACTGGAAAAAGGCGACAAGCCAGAAGCCAAGGGCAAGATCCTGATGGCCACGGTAAAAGGCGACGTGCACGACATCGGCAAGAACATCGTTGGCGTGGTGCTGGGCTGTAACGGCTACGACATCGTCGACCTCGGCGTGATGGTCCCAGCGGAAAAAATCCTGCAAGTGGCCAAAGAGCAGAAGTGCGACATCATCGGCCTGTCCGGCCTGATCACGCCTTCGCTGGATGAAATGGTCCACGTCGCGCGCGAAATGCAGCGCCAGGACTTCTACCTGCCGTTGATGATCGGTGGCGCGACCACCTCCAAAGCCCACACGGCGGTAAAAATCGAACCCAAGTACAGCAACGACGCGGTGATCTACGTGACGGACGCCTCCCGCGCCGTGGGCGTGGCGACACAATTGCTGTCCAAGGAACTGAAACCGGCATTCGTCGAGAAAACCCGCCTGGAATACATCGACGTTCGCGAACGCACGGCCAACCGCAGTGCCCGCACCGAACGCCTGAGCTACCCGGCAGCCATTGCCAAGAAGCCGCAGTTCGACTGGAGCACTTACGCGCCGGTCAAACCGACGTTCACCGGCTCCAAAGTGCTGGACAATATCGACCTCAAAGTCCTGGCCGAATACATCGACTGGACGCCGTTTTTCATCTCCTGGGATCTGGCCGGCAAATTCCCGCGCATTCTCGAAGACGAAGTGGTTGGCGAAGCCGCTACCTCGCTGTACGCCGATGCCCAGGAAATGCTCGCCAAGTTGATTGACGAAAAGCTGATCAGTGCCCGCGCAGTGTTTGGCTTCTGGCCGGCCAACCAGGTGCGTGAAGATGACATTGAAGTCTACGGCGATGACGGCAAGGCGATTGCCAAGCTGCATCACCTGCGCCAGCAAATCATCAAGACCGACGGCAAACCGAACTTCTCGCTGGCCGACTTTGTCGCGCCCAAAGACAGTGAAGTGACCGACTACGTGGGCGGTTTCATCACCACCGCGGGCATTGGCGCCGAAGAAGTGGCCAAGGCTTATCAAGACGCGGGCGACGATTACAATTCGATCATGGTCAAGGCACTGGCCGACCGGTTGGCCGAGGCCTGCGCCGAATGGCTGCACCAACAGGTCCGTAAAGACTATTGGGGTTATGCCAAGGACGAGACGCTCGACAACGAGGCGCTGATCAAAGAGCAATACACCGGCATCCGCCCTGCTCCGGGCTACCCGGCCTGCCCGGATCACACCGAAAAATCCACGTTGTTCAAACTGCTGGACCCGGAAGCCGAAGAGCTGAAGGCCGGTCGCAGCGGTGTGTTCCTGACCGAGCACTACGCGATGTTCCCGGCAGCGGCGGTCAGTGGCTGGTACTTCGCTCACCCGCAGGCGCAGTACTTTGCCGTGGGCAAGATCGACAAGGATCAGGTGCAGAGCTACACCTCGCGCAAAGGCCAGGAATTGAGCGTCACCGAACGCTGGTTGGCACCTAACCTCGGTTACGACAACTAA
- a CDS encoding fatty acid cis/trans isomerase yields MSYRVITSIFMLLLSWDAAAQGPAISTAISYSRDIQPIFTEKCVACHACNDAACQLNLGSGEGAARGATKVPVYDGDRRTAAAPTRLFYDAFGKHAWQQKGFFPVLDAQGSQAALMARMLELGHKTPLQPNAKLPDEIVLGLNRENSCAMPAEFDGYARSHPKEGMPLAVTGLTDQQYQTLQRWLASGAPIDEQGLVPSAKEALQVVQWENLLNAPGSRQSLVARWLFEHWFLAHLYFKDGEPGHFFQWVRSRTPTGQPIDLINTRRPNDDPGTQVYYRLWPVQGVIVQKTHITYPLSAAKMARVKSLFYSGNWQVNALPGYGPERRANPFDTFEAIPAQARYQFMLDNAEYFVRTFIRGPVCRGQIATDVIRDNFWALFQAPEHDLYITDPNYRGQATPLLAMPGQNDDVGSVLSLWHGYRDKRNEYEALRRDNYADAPAPSWSTLWAGNDNALLTIFRHFDSASVNKGLIGDVPQTMWLFDFPLLERTYYQLAVNFDVFGNVSHQAQTRLYFDLIRNGAEQNFLRLMPADSRDGYLDDWYQNSGKFKMWLDYESIDDDKPTALKLDEKDPKRDFAMQLLARYGELNANPDPINRCNGAYCSRPNIDPDLQDAEQVLSRLTSRPAAGLRVIDQLPEATMLRIETTSGKRVAYSLLRNRAHSNVAFLLGESLRYQPGLDTLTIYPGVLSSYPNFMFNIPADQVPAFVAAMENAKDTDDFEKVVERWGIRRSHPQFWFYFHDLSRYVHETDPVEEGVLDMNRYENL; encoded by the coding sequence ATGTCGTATCGCGTCATCACCAGCATTTTTATGCTGCTTCTAAGCTGGGACGCCGCGGCGCAAGGTCCGGCCATTTCCACTGCTATTTCCTACAGCCGGGACATCCAACCGATCTTTACTGAAAAGTGCGTGGCCTGCCATGCCTGCAACGATGCCGCCTGTCAGCTCAACCTGGGCAGTGGCGAAGGGGCTGCACGTGGCGCGACCAAAGTGCCGGTCTACGATGGCGATCGCCGAACGGCCGCAGCACCGACCCGCCTGTTTTACGATGCCTTTGGCAAGCATGCCTGGCAGCAGAAGGGCTTCTTCCCCGTGCTGGACGCTCAAGGCAGTCAGGCTGCGTTGATGGCGCGGATGCTTGAGCTGGGCCATAAAACCCCCTTGCAGCCCAATGCCAAATTGCCGGACGAGATCGTGCTGGGTCTGAACCGGGAAAACAGCTGCGCCATGCCAGCGGAGTTCGACGGCTATGCCCGTTCACATCCCAAAGAAGGCATGCCGCTGGCGGTCACCGGCCTGACCGACCAGCAATACCAGACGCTGCAGCGCTGGCTGGCCTCGGGTGCGCCGATTGATGAACAGGGGCTGGTGCCGAGCGCGAAAGAAGCGTTGCAGGTGGTGCAGTGGGAAAACCTGCTCAACGCCCCCGGCTCCCGGCAAAGTCTGGTGGCCCGCTGGTTGTTCGAGCACTGGTTTCTTGCCCATCTCTATTTCAAGGACGGCGAGCCAGGGCACTTTTTCCAGTGGGTGCGCTCGCGTACGCCCACCGGTCAGCCGATTGACCTGATCAACACACGCCGTCCGAATGATGACCCGGGTACTCAGGTGTATTACCGCTTGTGGCCGGTGCAGGGTGTGATTGTGCAGAAAACCCACATCACCTATCCGCTGAGTGCGGCGAAGATGGCGCGGGTCAAAAGCCTGTTCTATAGCGGCAACTGGCAGGTCAACGCCTTGCCAGGCTACGGGCCGGAACGGCGGGCCAATCCGTTCGATACCTTCGAAGCTATTCCGGCGCAGGCGCGCTACCAGTTCATGCTCGATAACGCCGAATACTTCGTGCGCACGTTCATTCGTGGGCCGGTTTGCCGTGGGCAGATCGCCACGGATGTGATTCGCGACAACTTCTGGGCGCTGTTCCAGGCCCCTGAGCACGACCTCTATATCACCGACCCGAATTACCGCGGCCAGGCCACACCGTTGCTGGCCATGCCGGGTCAGAATGACGATGTCGGTAGCGTCTTGAGCCTGTGGCATGGCTACCGCGACAAGCGTAACGAATACGAAGCGCTGCGCCGGGACAATTACGCCGACGCACCGGCGCCTAGCTGGTCGACCTTGTGGGCGGGGAATGACAACGCGTTACTGACGATCTTCCGCCACTTCGACAGTGCGTCGGTGAACAAAGGCTTGATCGGCGATGTGCCGCAAACCATGTGGCTGTTCGATTTTCCGCTGCTGGAGCGCACCTACTACCAATTGGCGGTGAACTTCGACGTGTTCGGCAACGTTTCCCACCAGGCCCAGACCCGCCTGTACTTTGACCTGATCCGTAACGGCGCCGAACAGAACTTCCTGCGCCTGATGCCGGCCGACTCACGGGACGGCTACCTCGACGATTGGTACCAGAACAGCGGCAAGTTCAAGATGTGGCTGGACTATGAGTCCATCGATGACGACAAACCGACCGCGCTGAAACTCGACGAGAAAGACCCCAAGCGCGATTTCGCCATGCAGTTGCTGGCCCGTTACGGCGAACTCAATGCCAACCCCGATCCGATCAACCGGTGCAATGGTGCGTATTGCTCGCGGCCGAATATCGACCCGGACTTGCAGGACGCCGAACAAGTATTGAGTCGCCTGACTTCGCGCCCGGCAGCCGGCTTGAGGGTCATCGACCAGTTGCCGGAAGCAACGATGTTGCGTATCGAAACGACGAGCGGCAAACGCGTGGCCTACAGCCTGTTGCGCAACCGTGCGCACAGCAATGTGGCGTTCCTGCTCGGTGAATCTTTGCGCTACCAGCCGGGGCTCGACACGTTGACCATTTACCCGGGTGTACTCAGCAGTTACCCGAACTTTATGTTCAACATTCCGGCCGATCAGGTCCCGGCGTTCGTCGCTGCAATGGAAAACGCCAAAGACACGGATGATTTCGAGAAAGTCGTCGAACGGTGGGGGATTCGTCGCAGTCATCCGCAATTCTGGTTCTATTTCCACGACCTCAGCCGTTACGTCCACGAAACCGACCCGGTGGAAGAGGGCGTGCTGGATATGAATCGCTACGAAAACCTCTGA